A region from the Lentimonas sp. CC4 genome encodes:
- a CDS encoding DUF4345 domain-containing protein, with product MNLKKYLLIVSFATICVIGAIYGISPAWFFDTFLINSSAPSVDQSHILRAVMMLYIGLGCFWLYCAFSDKYRDAGVVVLAIFCGSLVSGRILSIIVDGMASPILCVYIAMELALVPICIWLLKRG from the coding sequence ATGAATCTAAAAAAATACCTACTCATTGTATCGTTCGCAACGATTTGCGTCATCGGAGCCATCTATGGCATCTCACCGGCATGGTTCTTCGATACCTTTCTAATCAATTCAAGTGCACCAAGCGTGGATCAATCCCACATCCTAAGAGCCGTCATGATGCTCTACATCGGACTCGGCTGCTTTTGGCTGTATTGTGCGTTTTCAGATAAATATCGAGATGCAGGCGTCGTCGTTCTGGCCATCTTTTGCGGAAGTCTAGTCAGTGGCCGTATCCTGAGCATCATAGTCGACGGCATGGCCTCGCCGATCCTGTGTGTATACATCGCCATGGAATTAGCCCTAGTGCCGATCTGCATTTGGCTACTGAAGCGAGGTTAA
- a CDS encoding DNA topoisomerase IV subunit B, with protein MSAKYNEDSIKSLDWKQHIRLRPGMYIGKLGDGSSSDDGIYILLKEVIDNSIDEFVMGNGKIIEVNIDSTHVAVRDYGRGIPLGKLKDCASKINTGAKYDSEAFKKSVGLNGVGIKAVNALSSEFEIQAFRDGKTRSVTFSQGEVLSEDKKDKSGKGAEDGTALRFDPDPEIFGAIRFRDDYVEDMLWNYAYLNRGLTIVYNGKKFKSENGLKDLLNNKLDGEPMYPIVHLSDTDIEVAFTHNDSYGEDYYSFVNGQHTTMGGTHLAAFREALAKTIKDFFKKDFDAVDIRTSICAAVAVKVEDPVFESQTKTKLGSTEMGPKGPTVRTFLINFIKQALDNYLHRNPETADILVKKIQESERNRKELKGIQKLSRERARKNKVHNKKLRDCRVHYGTKADRRLESTLFITEGDSASGSITKARDVNTQAVFSLKGKPLNSFGLTKKVVYENEEFNLLQDALNIENGLEDLRYNNVVIATDADVDGMHIRLLLITFFLQFFPELIKQGHLHILQTPLFRVRNKKVTRYCYSDEERREAMEECKPKPEITRFKGLGEISPDEFGHFIGKSIRLDPVIIGKGMTIKEMLTFYMGKNTPDRQEFIINNLKIEKDEPEAVSA; from the coding sequence GTGTCCGCGAAATATAACGAAGACAGCATCAAATCCCTCGACTGGAAACAACACATCCGCCTGCGCCCGGGTATGTATATTGGTAAATTGGGCGACGGCTCGTCTTCCGACGACGGCATTTACATCCTCCTCAAGGAGGTGATCGACAACTCGATCGACGAGTTTGTCATGGGCAACGGTAAGATCATCGAGGTCAACATCGACAGCACCCACGTGGCGGTGCGCGACTACGGCCGCGGCATTCCGCTCGGCAAGCTCAAGGACTGCGCTTCAAAAATCAACACGGGTGCGAAATACGACTCCGAAGCCTTCAAGAAGTCCGTCGGCCTCAACGGTGTCGGTATCAAGGCAGTCAACGCCCTCTCCTCCGAATTTGAGATTCAAGCCTTCCGCGATGGCAAGACCCGCTCAGTCACCTTCTCTCAAGGCGAAGTGCTCTCCGAAGATAAGAAGGACAAATCCGGTAAAGGTGCCGAAGATGGCACCGCGCTACGCTTCGACCCCGACCCTGAAATTTTCGGCGCAATTCGCTTCCGCGATGACTACGTCGAAGACATGCTGTGGAACTACGCCTATCTGAATCGCGGACTGACCATCGTTTATAACGGCAAGAAGTTTAAATCAGAAAACGGCCTCAAGGATTTGCTCAACAACAAGTTGGACGGCGAACCGATGTATCCAATCGTGCACTTGAGCGATACCGACATCGAGGTCGCGTTCACACACAACGACTCTTACGGCGAAGACTACTACTCCTTCGTCAACGGCCAGCACACCACGATGGGCGGCACGCACCTCGCTGCTTTCCGTGAAGCACTGGCGAAGACCATCAAAGACTTCTTCAAAAAGGACTTCGACGCGGTTGATATCCGCACCTCGATCTGCGCTGCCGTGGCAGTCAAAGTCGAAGATCCCGTCTTCGAATCTCAGACCAAGACCAAGCTCGGCTCCACGGAAATGGGTCCTAAAGGTCCAACCGTGCGCACCTTCTTGATCAATTTCATCAAGCAGGCACTCGATAATTATCTGCACCGCAATCCCGAGACGGCTGACATTTTGGTCAAAAAGATCCAAGAGTCCGAGCGCAACCGCAAGGAGCTCAAAGGTATTCAAAAGCTCTCTCGTGAGCGTGCGCGTAAGAACAAGGTGCACAACAAGAAGCTGCGTGATTGCCGCGTGCACTATGGAACAAAGGCAGATCGTCGCCTCGAATCCACGCTATTTATTACCGAGGGCGATTCCGCATCGGGCTCGATCACCAAGGCGCGCGACGTCAACACACAGGCCGTGTTCTCGCTCAAGGGCAAGCCGCTCAACTCGTTTGGCCTGACCAAGAAAGTCGTTTACGAAAATGAGGAGTTCAACCTCCTGCAGGACGCCCTCAACATCGAGAACGGCCTCGAAGACCTACGCTACAACAACGTCGTGATCGCCACCGATGCCGACGTCGACGGTATGCACATTCGCCTGCTACTGATCACGTTCTTCCTGCAATTCTTCCCCGAGTTGATCAAGCAAGGCCACCTGCACATTTTGCAGACGCCGCTGTTTCGCGTGCGCAACAAGAAGGTGACTCGCTACTGCTACAGTGATGAAGAACGCCGCGAAGCGATGGAAGAGTGTAAGCCGAAGCCAGAAATCACCCGCTTCAAAGGCCTCGGTGAAATCTCACCCGACGAATTTGGACACTTCATAGGCAAGAGCATCCGCCTCGATCCCGTCATCATCGGCAAGGGCATGACCATTAAAGAAATGCTGACCTTCTACATGGGCAAAAACACACCCGATCGCCAGGAGTTCATCATCAATAATCTTAAGATTGAGAAGGACGAGCCAGAGGCAGTGAGTGCGTAG